A single genomic interval of halophilic archaeon DL31 harbors:
- a CDS encoding hypothetical protein (KEGG: hbo:Hbor_12650 hypothetical protein), giving the protein MTVVALMLDPPRAGLSLPDLAATSPLNDEEAAELAAAMAKDIMRAVDRSGGDLLVNFRPDDLLPEAHQTDTSAEAEVRALAADALDDLGEVRFEPQVGSTPSARAGNTVTHLLREEGAGSVAIVPGNTPFVTRTGIDQAAMQLRNNQVVLGPGQSGAVYYAGFKDTIDFSEALETPPLWHLTDLARDEEEYTTEFLPMQPTVRTGEELGTVVAQIRARVAAQRIVPEFTATRIQEWGLIVDEDDDGAPTLVRE; this is encoded by the coding sequence ATGACCGTCGTCGCTCTGATGCTCGACCCGCCGCGTGCTGGACTGTCGCTGCCGGACCTCGCCGCGACCAGCCCGCTGAACGACGAGGAGGCCGCTGAACTCGCGGCGGCGATGGCCAAGGACATCATGCGCGCCGTCGACCGCAGCGGTGGTGACCTGCTCGTGAATTTCCGCCCGGACGACCTCCTTCCTGAGGCCCACCAGACCGACACGTCCGCTGAGGCAGAAGTGCGCGCCCTCGCCGCCGACGCGCTGGACGATCTCGGCGAGGTTCGATTCGAGCCACAGGTCGGCTCGACGCCGAGCGCCCGCGCGGGGAACACCGTAACACACCTGCTCCGGGAGGAAGGCGCTGGCTCCGTCGCAATCGTCCCGGGGAACACGCCCTTTGTCACCCGCACCGGCATCGACCAGGCGGCGATGCAGCTCCGGAACAATCAGGTCGTGCTCGGACCGGGACAGTCCGGAGCTGTCTACTACGCAGGGTTCAAAGACACGATCGACTTCAGTGAAGCGCTAGAGACGCCGCCACTCTGGCACCTGACGGACCTCGCTCGCGACGAGGAGGAGTACACCACAGAGTTTCTGCCGATGCAGCCGACGGTCCGCACTGGCGAGGAACTGGGCACCGTCGTCGCCCAGATTCGGGCGCGAGTGGCCGCACAGCGCATCGTCCCCGAGTTCACGGCGACTCGGATTCAGGAGTGGGGCCTCATCGTCGACGAGGACGACGACGGCGCGCCGACGCTCGTCCGGGAGTGA
- a CDS encoding Taurine-transporting ATPase (PFAM: ABC transporter-like~KEGG: hwa:HQ2632A ABC-type nitrate/sulfonate/bicarbonate transport system ATPase component; sulfonate ABC transporter ATP binding protein~SMART: ATPase, AAA+ type, core) yields the protein MAPMNDESKVVVDGIGKRFEGRQSVQALEDVSFGVEDGKFVCIVGPSGCGKTTLFRIIAGLETATSGEVRLAGKPVQGPGTDRGMVFQGYGLFPWRTVSGNVAFGLEQQGLSEAEREARVEEMLDLVGLTEFADAYPKALSGGMKQRVGIARALAVDPETLLMDEPFGSLDAQTRGLLHEELLSVWDETGKTVLFVTHDVGEAVTLADRIVVMAPSPGRVQEIVDVDLKRPREPTDNAFAEQVAHVRSLISE from the coding sequence ATGGCGCCCATGAACGACGAGTCAAAAGTAGTCGTCGACGGCATCGGCAAACGGTTCGAGGGTCGCCAGAGCGTGCAGGCGCTCGAGGATGTTTCCTTCGGCGTCGAGGACGGTAAGTTCGTCTGTATCGTCGGCCCCTCTGGCTGTGGGAAGACGACGCTGTTCCGCATTATTGCGGGGTTGGAAACCGCCACGAGTGGTGAGGTCCGACTGGCCGGAAAGCCTGTACAGGGGCCAGGGACGGACCGCGGGATGGTGTTTCAGGGGTACGGTCTGTTCCCGTGGCGGACCGTTTCCGGGAACGTCGCGTTCGGACTGGAACAGCAGGGACTCTCCGAAGCCGAGCGGGAAGCCCGAGTCGAGGAGATGCTCGACTTGGTCGGCCTCACTGAGTTCGCCGACGCCTACCCGAAGGCGCTCTCAGGTGGCATGAAACAGCGCGTGGGCATCGCCCGCGCGCTCGCCGTCGACCCAGAAACGCTGCTCATGGACGAACCGTTTGGGAGCCTCGACGCCCAAACCCGTGGGCTGCTCCACGAGGAACTGCTGTCAGTCTGGGACGAGACAGGCAAGACGGTGCTGTTCGTCACCCACGACGTGGGTGAGGCCGTGACGCTGGCCGACCGCATCGTCGTGATGGCGCCGAGTCCAGGCCGGGTGCAGGAGATCGTCGATGTGGACCTCAAGCGCCCGCGCGAGCCGACTGACAACGCGTTCGCCGAGCAAGTAGCGCACGTCCGCAGCCTGATTAGCGAGTAA
- a CDS encoding hypothetical protein (KEGG: hvo:HVO_2791 hypothetical protein), translating to MPTEGDDGDDKEPDWQMAPDSESTFPEHKEKRELLREVAEEIRARDESAEASQVAAFLYRVSDLYKPGEETSPAEIYLNMRHIMEIKAQGDIMEIKAQGDIMEIKAQGGLNRGREE from the coding sequence ATGCCGACTGAGGGAGACGACGGCGACGACAAGGAGCCGGACTGGCAGATGGCGCCAGATTCGGAGTCGACGTTTCCCGAGCACAAGGAGAAGCGGGAACTGCTCCGGGAGGTCGCTGAGGAGATTCGGGCTCGTGATGAGTCGGCGGAAGCGTCGCAAGTCGCCGCCTTCCTCTACCGGGTGTCCGACCTCTACAAACCAGGTGAGGAAACGTCGCCGGCGGAGATCTACCTCAACATGCGCCACATCATGGAGATCAAAGCACAGGGCGACATCATGGAGATCAAAGCACAGGGCGACATCATGGAGATCAAAGCACAGGGCGGGCTGAATCGCGGCCGCGAGGAGTAG
- a CDS encoding hypothetical protein (KEGG: hmu:Hmuk_2822 hypothetical protein) gives MSDADLDDAVDEFLGETEKVLSEYDKGYMNADVALSKLETRIDTLRDAAEE, from the coding sequence ATGAGCGACGCAGACCTCGACGACGCAGTCGACGAGTTCCTCGGGGAGACCGAGAAGGTGCTGAGCGAGTACGACAAGGGGTATATGAACGCCGACGTAGCGCTCTCGAAGCTGGAAACCAGAATCGACACGCTTCGAGACGCAGCGGAGGAGTAG
- a CDS encoding Uracil-DNA glycosylase superfamily (PFAM: Uracil-DNA glycosylase-like~KEGG: hbo:Hbor_12630 uracil-DNA glycosylase), with protein MDSGKRQTATAGRSLPTEDPHRPAQPQTSPTDAFTSFIFIPRLLAAWGRPRFAPTPTAVPFAVVELMPFVVAETVLVADRTRPENDIDEPLCDQNRFSRSHRTNTVVDAHQDKLSNPFSMDADCRNCPALADCREQVVHGYGDVGAEFVFVGESPSAAAEANGVPFTGDAAGERLQRILSELGFSRSPPDAPEPDLQNAYLTHLTRCRHPERRATDEEIRNCEPFLNAELRMINPHIIVPMGDRALRELAIEYTTRKPDSFDVCAEHATTIRGRGFELVPMIPPADQTNEQEAAFVEHVLENVFSRDYRQTKGRRNR; from the coding sequence GTGGATTCAGGAAAACGGCAGACAGCAACAGCAGGACGATCGTTGCCTACGGAGGACCCCCACCGCCCAGCACAGCCACAGACCTCCCCAACCGACGCCTTCACTTCGTTCATATTCATCCCTCGGCTGCTCGCGGCATGGGGGCGCCCACGCTTCGCGCCGACGCCAACAGCGGTGCCGTTCGCGGTGGTGGAGCTGATGCCGTTCGTCGTCGCAGAGACGGTACTGGTAGCCGACAGAACACGGCCGGAAAACGACATCGACGAACCTCTATGCGACCAGAACCGTTTTTCCAGAAGCCATCGAACAAACACAGTAGTGGACGCCCATCAGGACAAACTCTCGAACCCCTTCAGCATGGACGCAGACTGCCGGAACTGCCCGGCGCTGGCTGACTGCCGCGAGCAGGTGGTCCACGGCTACGGCGACGTGGGTGCGGAGTTTGTCTTCGTCGGCGAATCCCCCTCGGCTGCCGCGGAAGCCAACGGCGTTCCCTTCACTGGCGACGCCGCGGGCGAGCGCCTCCAGCGCATTCTCAGCGAACTGGGGTTCTCTCGCTCGCCGCCGGACGCCCCAGAGCCTGACCTGCAGAACGCCTATCTCACCCACCTCACACGCTGTCGCCATCCCGAGCGTCGCGCGACCGACGAGGAAATCAGGAACTGCGAGCCGTTTCTCAACGCCGAACTCCGGATGATCAACCCACACATCATCGTCCCGATGGGTGACCGGGCGCTCCGGGAGTTGGCCATTGAGTACACCACCAGAAAGCCAGACAGCTTCGACGTGTGTGCCGAGCACGCGACCACCATCCGCGGCCGCGGCTTCGAACTGGTCCCGATGATTCCGCCGGCAGACCAGACCAACGAGCAGGAAGCGGCGTTCGTCGAGCACGTCCTTGAGAACGTCTTCTCGCGGGACTACCGCCAGACGAAGGGGCGACGGAACCGTTGA
- a CDS encoding putative sulfonate ABC transporter periplasmic substrate-binding protein (KEGG: hvo:HVO_1603 putative sulfonate ABC transporter periplasmic substrate-binding protein) encodes MSNRPRSGVSRRDVLKASGTAATLGLAGCVGSSGGSTELSVAYMPIYPDMQHFVMEGEGYYDTIDAEVSTEQFSDGPSIIQAYATGDYDVALFGVVPAMIVIDKTGFAKVTAANIQNAMQVLARDEFAPMFEQHGADAFGRWEEQEGEKFTFGTFPPGSVPDILLRYWLEQELGLDPKSDVNIESLGGAGPVRQALAAGKIDGTSIMEPVPTLVTEKGMGYSPIAWAGDFMPGQPAAVTMMHDDLRTDRPDVAKSFIEQHIRATEFTESDPDTAAKHASNAIGPDVLSVKTARKAMKSPASDFISNPHSIESGTEIFAAYANRLGKTETELSIDSIFDYSLYDDVAE; translated from the coding sequence ATGAGCAATCGACCCCGTAGTGGCGTCTCCCGGCGTGACGTGTTGAAGGCGAGCGGAACCGCAGCAACGCTCGGCCTCGCCGGCTGTGTTGGCAGCAGCGGCGGGAGCACCGAACTCAGCGTGGCCTACATGCCCATCTATCCCGATATGCAGCATTTCGTCATGGAGGGCGAGGGGTACTACGACACCATCGACGCCGAGGTGAGTACCGAGCAGTTCAGCGACGGCCCCAGTATCATCCAGGCGTACGCGACCGGCGACTACGATGTGGCACTGTTCGGTGTTGTGCCGGCGATGATTGTCATCGACAAGACCGGTTTCGCGAAGGTGACCGCCGCCAACATCCAGAACGCGATGCAGGTCCTCGCTCGCGACGAGTTCGCGCCGATGTTCGAGCAACACGGTGCCGACGCCTTCGGCCGCTGGGAGGAACAGGAGGGCGAGAAGTTCACCTTCGGGACGTTCCCGCCGGGTTCGGTGCCGGATATCCTCCTGCGCTACTGGCTGGAGCAGGAACTCGGCCTTGACCCAAAGTCCGACGTGAACATCGAGTCGCTAGGTGGGGCCGGGCCGGTTCGCCAGGCGCTCGCTGCCGGGAAAATCGACGGCACCTCCATTATGGAGCCGGTGCCGACCCTCGTCACCGAGAAGGGAATGGGCTACAGCCCCATCGCGTGGGCCGGCGACTTCATGCCCGGCCAGCCAGCTGCCGTGACGATGATGCACGACGACCTGCGCACTGACCGCCCCGACGTTGCCAAATCGTTCATCGAACAGCACATCCGCGCGACGGAGTTCACCGAATCGGACCCCGACACAGCCGCCAAACACGCCAGCAACGCTATCGGGCCGGACGTGCTGTCGGTCAAGACGGCCCGGAAGGCGATGAAGTCGCCGGCTTCGGACTTCATTTCGAACCCCCACAGCATCGAGTCCGGGACCGAGATATTCGCGGCCTACGCCAACCGGCTGGGGAAAACCGAAACCGAGCTCTCGATTGACAGCATATTCGACTACAGCCTCTACGACGACGTGGCTGAATGA
- a CDS encoding Aspartate transaminase (KEGG: hbo:Hbor_16150 aspartate/tyrosine/aromatic aminotransferase~PFAM: Aminotransferase, class I/II) has translation MSQFSDRVEAISISGIREVFEAAGDDAINLGIGQPDFPTPDHARRGAIEAIETGQVDAYTANKGVQGLREGIVAKHERDLGLDYDPGELIATAGGSEALHIALEAHVNIGDEVIFPDPGFVAYDALTKLAGGEPVPVPLRDDLSIDPAAIEEAITEDTAAFVVNSPGNPTGAVSPPEDVRAFARIAREHDVLCISDEVYGRIIFDGEHRSPAEFAPEQTVVVDACSKTYSMTGWRLGWVAASEERIERMLRVHQYVQACASAPAQFAAEAALTGPQGVVDEMVDTFEKRRDIVVDGLTDIGFDVPTPEGAFYVMPKVPEGFVDECIERGVVVVPGEAFGEHGEGYARLSYATSTEEIHEALDIMAEAADAVR, from the coding sequence ATGTCCCAGTTTTCCGACCGAGTGGAGGCCATCTCCATCTCCGGCATCCGCGAAGTGTTCGAAGCGGCCGGCGACGACGCCATCAACCTCGGCATCGGCCAGCCCGACTTCCCGACACCCGACCACGCGCGCCGCGGCGCTATCGAGGCCATCGAAACCGGACAGGTCGACGCCTACACCGCCAACAAAGGTGTCCAAGGGCTCCGCGAGGGCATCGTCGCCAAACACGAGCGGGATTTGGGTCTCGACTACGACCCCGGGGAGCTCATTGCCACCGCGGGTGGGAGCGAGGCGCTCCATATCGCGCTGGAGGCCCACGTCAACATTGGGGACGAGGTGATCTTCCCGGACCCTGGGTTCGTGGCGTACGACGCGCTGACGAAACTAGCGGGTGGCGAGCCCGTTCCGGTCCCGCTCCGGGACGACCTCAGTATCGACCCCGCGGCCATCGAGGAGGCGATAACGGAGGACACCGCGGCGTTCGTCGTCAACAGCCCCGGCAACCCCACCGGCGCCGTCTCGCCCCCCGAAGACGTTCGTGCGTTCGCTCGAATCGCCCGCGAACACGACGTGCTCTGTATCTCTGATGAGGTGTATGGCCGCATCATCTTCGACGGCGAGCACCGGTCGCCTGCCGAGTTCGCGCCCGAACAGACCGTCGTCGTGGACGCCTGCTCGAAGACCTACTCCATGACGGGCTGGCGGCTGGGCTGGGTCGCAGCGTCTGAGGAGCGTATCGAGCGAATGCTCCGGGTCCACCAGTACGTGCAGGCGTGTGCCTCCGCGCCCGCACAGTTCGCCGCCGAAGCGGCGCTCACGGGACCACAGGGCGTTGTCGACGAGATGGTCGACACGTTCGAGAAGCGCCGCGACATCGTGGTCGACGGCCTCACCGATATCGGCTTCGACGTCCCAACACCCGAGGGTGCGTTCTACGTCATGCCGAAAGTACCCGAGGGGTTCGTTGACGAGTGCATCGAACGGGGCGTCGTCGTCGTCCCCGGCGAAGCGTTCGGGGAGCACGGCGAGGGGTACGCACGTCTCTCCTACGCGACGAGCACGGAGGAGATTCACGAGGCGCTCGACATCATGGCCGAAGCGGCCGACGCAGTTCGCTGA
- a CDS encoding hypothetical protein (KEGG: hla:Hlac_1838 hypothetical protein) produces the protein MSYAGDWPHDPDGEEGSEGKRKYGHAVLAKKIDDEEDFPLAAADYVEEYGDHPVRISYEQVVSVEEIFENVEQESFADFVEFHQALGETMRASGYWFYEGPEQFVDA, from the coding sequence ATGAGCTATGCTGGCGACTGGCCCCACGACCCCGACGGCGAGGAAGGCAGCGAAGGCAAGCGCAAGTACGGGCACGCGGTGCTCGCGAAGAAAATCGACGACGAGGAGGACTTCCCGCTCGCGGCCGCCGACTACGTCGAAGAGTACGGCGACCACCCGGTGCGTATCAGCTACGAGCAGGTCGTCTCTGTCGAGGAGATCTTCGAGAACGTCGAGCAGGAGTCGTTCGCTGATTTCGTCGAGTTCCACCAGGCCCTCGGCGAGACGATGCGCGCCAGCGGCTACTGGTTCTACGAAGGCCCCGAGCAGTTCGTCGACGCCTGA
- a CDS encoding Uridine kinase (TIGRFAM: Uridine kinase~HAMAP: Uridine kinase~KEGG: hla:Hlac_1557 uridine kinase~PFAM: Phosphoribulokinase/uridine kinase), with translation MTIPSFVIGIAGGTGAGKTTVARLVTENVGDSVTRIPLDNYYKDLSHLDMGERESVNYDHPSAFEWELLREHLRMLSEGQPIEMPRYDFEQHNRKDEPVTVEPTDVIVLEGILALYDEEINEMLDLRLYVETDADVRILRRIRRDVIDRGRELEDVIDQYLSTVKPMHEQFIEPSKKHADLIIPEGANSVAVNLLEETVKAEVEGDSTRTWERGSIEQELGERMDLDEQ, from the coding sequence ATGACGATCCCCTCGTTCGTAATCGGTATCGCGGGCGGGACGGGCGCGGGGAAGACCACCGTCGCCCGACTTGTCACCGAGAACGTCGGTGATTCAGTCACCCGCATCCCACTCGACAACTACTACAAGGACCTGAGCCACCTCGACATGGGGGAGCGCGAATCGGTCAACTACGACCACCCCTCGGCCTTCGAGTGGGAGCTCCTCCGCGAACATCTCCGGATGCTCTCGGAGGGCCAGCCGATCGAGATGCCCCGGTACGACTTCGAGCAGCACAACCGAAAAGACGAACCCGTTACCGTCGAGCCGACGGACGTTATCGTGCTCGAAGGGATTCTGGCTCTCTACGACGAGGAGATCAACGAGATGCTCGACCTGCGGCTCTACGTCGAGACGGACGCCGACGTGCGCATCCTGCGCCGCATCCGTCGGGACGTCATCGACCGCGGTCGCGAACTCGAGGACGTGATCGACCAGTATCTCTCGACGGTCAAGCCAATGCACGAGCAGTTCATCGAGCCGAGTAAGAAACACGCCGACCTCATCATCCCCGAGGGAGCCAACTCGGTGGCGGTGAATCTGCTTGAGGAGACGGTGAAAGCCGAGGTTGAGGGCGACAGTACCCGGACGTGGGAGCGAGGGAGTATCGAACAGGAACTTGGGGAGCGGATGGATTTAGACGAGCAGTAG
- a CDS encoding 3-isopropylmalate dehydratase (KEGG: hvo:HVO_1593 3-isopropylmalate dehydratase): MVEIRPTDESVDPSGTTLIEGMPGVGLVGKIATDHIIDRLEMTQFAEIRGEGIPPVTVFDSEERGVNPPIRLYIDPSEELVALRSDVPVHVMDAPLFAEKLTEWVDENDVLPVYLGGLAAERGADEMPSVEGIGVRNGQDILETEAIPAPDEGGIISGPCGALLSNAADVGVDAIGLMVETDPQFPDPQGAHVLIKSAINPVASIDVPTDRLVKDAEQIMEQRKELATQMQQADQHEASQVSHTGMFH, translated from the coding sequence ATGGTCGAAATCCGTCCGACCGACGAGTCGGTTGACCCGTCCGGAACGACGCTCATTGAGGGGATGCCCGGCGTGGGTCTCGTCGGCAAAATTGCGACCGACCACATCATCGACCGGCTGGAGATGACCCAGTTTGCGGAGATCCGCGGGGAGGGAATCCCACCGGTCACAGTGTTCGATAGCGAGGAACGTGGCGTCAATCCGCCCATTCGGCTCTACATCGACCCCAGCGAGGAACTGGTGGCGCTGCGGAGCGACGTACCCGTCCACGTGATGGACGCACCGCTGTTCGCCGAGAAACTCACTGAATGGGTCGACGAAAACGACGTGCTCCCTGTCTACCTTGGCGGCCTCGCCGCCGAGCGCGGCGCCGACGAAATGCCGTCGGTCGAGGGAATCGGCGTCCGCAACGGCCAGGATATCCTCGAGACAGAAGCGATCCCTGCTCCGGACGAGGGCGGCATAATCTCCGGGCCCTGCGGCGCGCTGCTCTCGAACGCCGCCGACGTGGGTGTCGACGCGATTGGGCTAATGGTCGAGACCGACCCGCAGTTCCCTGACCCGCAGGGCGCCCACGTGCTCATCAAGAGCGCCATCAACCCGGTCGCCAGCATCGACGTGCCGACCGACCGGCTGGTCAAGGATGCCGAACAGATAATGGAACAGCGCAAGGAACTCGCCACGCAGATGCAGCAGGCCGACCAGCACGAGGCCTCACAGGTCTCCCACACCGGAATGTTCCACTAA
- a CDS encoding ABC-type transporter, integral membrane subunit (PFAM: Binding-protein-dependent transport systems inner membrane component~KEGG: hwa:HQ2631A sulfonate ABC transporter permease), with protein MSVGAERAGGSAPGINRGASSPRQRAVRGAAGTVAFLIFWQIVAMPLPTYLLPTPVEVAAAFVSQFQMTAGYELPFVGGSVTLPALLTHLLQSLQHYLPGLIIGSTLGVTLGVIVGWFAVVDDALTPVIRVLRPIPPLAWVAFAIIWFGIGHTGATFIVSIGAFWITFYNALSGVEAVDAALLESAASLGVHDHLTMLRKVVLPAASPSIFTGIRTSIGQCWMIVVAAELVGPPGVGEEILIAAQNLALDVSVAYMLVISAVFLASDAAFRAVEREVLEWRP; from the coding sequence ATGAGCGTGGGAGCCGAACGGGCCGGCGGGAGCGCGCCGGGAATCAACCGCGGCGCGTCGTCGCCGAGGCAGCGGGCCGTCCGTGGCGCGGCTGGGACCGTCGCATTCCTCATTTTCTGGCAAATTGTTGCCATGCCGCTACCGACCTATCTGCTTCCAACGCCGGTCGAAGTGGCTGCAGCGTTCGTCAGTCAGTTCCAAATGACGGCTGGCTACGAGCTGCCGTTCGTCGGCGGGAGCGTGACGCTGCCAGCATTACTCACCCATCTCCTCCAGAGCCTCCAGCATTACCTCCCCGGCCTGATTATCGGCTCGACCCTCGGCGTCACGCTTGGCGTCATCGTCGGCTGGTTCGCGGTCGTCGACGACGCGCTCACGCCGGTGATCCGGGTGCTGCGCCCCATCCCACCGCTCGCGTGGGTGGCGTTCGCCATCATCTGGTTCGGCATCGGGCACACGGGCGCGACGTTCATCGTCTCCATCGGCGCGTTCTGGATCACGTTCTACAACGCGCTCAGCGGGGTCGAGGCCGTCGACGCCGCGTTGCTCGAGTCCGCTGCCAGTCTCGGCGTGCACGACCACCTGACGATGCTCCGAAAAGTGGTGTTGCCCGCGGCGAGTCCGAGCATCTTCACTGGGATCCGCACCAGCATCGGGCAGTGCTGGATGATTGTCGTAGCCGCTGAACTCGTCGGACCGCCCGGGGTGGGCGAGGAGATACTTATCGCCGCCCAGAATCTCGCACTCGACGTGAGCGTCGCCTACATGCTCGTCATCAGTGCCGTCTTCCTCGCGAGTGACGCTGCGTTTCGTGCGGTCGAACGGGAGGTGCTCGAATGGCGCCCATGA
- a CDS encoding Extracellular ligand-binding receptor (PFAM: Extracellular ligand-binding receptor~KEGG: hma:rrnB0207 putative extracellular ligand binding protein): MADHTFVSMVRKLDRREVLGGIGGAALAGFAGCISQSGGDSEFEARLGVLFPLSGDLASLGGTFRDGAILPKAIIDEGDAPITIDQRVEDTQTDPQAAVSTANDLVNAGYPMISGPASSGVNLQITQEALIPNGVIGCSPSSTSPNVTTLNDNDLIFRTAPSDALQGQVMAQVGADNLEANSTSVLYVNNDYGQALFESFKNSFEDGGGTVQTGVAFRKEKDSYTTELGNAMESDPDMLVVIGYPASGIQIFRDFYAEYSTDTDILVTDGLQSADLPGNVGEDMSNVFGTAPLPSGPGNKAFTKQYKNAYDRAPQVFNAHAYDASAVMLLAATRAGENEGDVIKEEMRPVANPGDGATEVSPANLVEGIQLASEGEPVNYVGASSSVDFDDNGDMKAVTYSYWRFNTDVEGSIEQISTVEFGQ, from the coding sequence ATGGCGGACCACACCTTCGTGTCTATGGTACGCAAACTCGACCGGCGCGAAGTACTTGGCGGCATCGGCGGCGCAGCCCTCGCAGGGTTCGCCGGCTGTATCTCCCAATCGGGGGGCGACAGCGAGTTCGAAGCACGTCTTGGCGTGCTGTTCCCGCTCTCGGGCGACCTCGCCTCCCTCGGTGGAACCTTCCGCGACGGCGCAATCCTGCCGAAAGCCATTATCGACGAGGGCGATGCACCCATCACCATCGACCAGCGAGTCGAGGACACCCAAACCGACCCGCAGGCGGCGGTCTCAACCGCGAACGACCTGGTTAACGCAGGCTATCCGATGATTTCCGGGCCAGCTTCCTCCGGTGTGAACCTGCAGATCACCCAGGAGGCGCTCATCCCCAACGGCGTCATCGGCTGCTCGCCGTCCTCGACGTCGCCGAACGTCACGACGCTCAACGACAACGACCTCATCTTCCGGACGGCCCCCTCGGACGCGCTGCAGGGGCAGGTGATGGCACAAGTCGGCGCCGACAACCTCGAGGCCAACTCGACGTCGGTCCTCTATGTCAACAACGACTACGGACAGGCGCTATTCGAGTCCTTCAAGAACTCCTTCGAAGACGGTGGCGGCACCGTCCAGACCGGCGTCGCCTTCCGGAAGGAGAAGGACTCCTACACAACTGAACTGGGCAACGCGATGGAGAGCGACCCCGATATGCTTGTGGTCATCGGCTACCCGGCCTCCGGGATTCAGATCTTCCGCGACTTCTACGCGGAGTACAGTACCGACACCGACATCCTGGTGACCGACGGGCTCCAGAGCGCCGACCTCCCCGGCAACGTCGGCGAGGACATGTCCAACGTGTTCGGCACGGCGCCGCTCCCCTCCGGTCCCGGCAACAAGGCGTTCACCAAGCAGTACAAGAACGCCTACGACCGCGCACCGCAGGTGTTCAACGCCCACGCGTACGACGCCAGCGCCGTGATGCTGCTGGCGGCAACGCGGGCAGGCGAGAACGAGGGCGACGTGATCAAAGAGGAGATGCGGCCGGTCGCGAACCCCGGCGACGGCGCAACCGAAGTCAGCCCGGCAAACCTGGTTGAGGGTATCCAGCTCGCCTCGGAGGGCGAACCCGTCAACTACGTCGGGGCCTCCTCCTCCGTCGACTTCGACGACAACGGCGACATGAAGGCGGTGACCTACTCCTACTGGCGGTTCAACACCGACGTGGAAGGGAGCATCGAGCAGATCAGCACCGTCGAGTTCGGACAGTAA